The segment CTAAATAACtgatgttttattaaaataaaatatccatagatgaggcaaaacacaggaaataagagaACAAACATATTTGATACTATTCAAATTGACTTTTATTCTGTGCCTCAGGGTGAAACTGTTCTCTTAACAGATGCCCATGCTTTGTGCAGCTTTGGTACTACACAGTCTCCACACTTGTGGTAATGATAGAATTAACTTGGGGTCCTCACTatggattttctcttttattcctgaAGGTAAGCTGCACAGAAAAAGGCTTACAGGTGTTGGTGAAATCGTCATCTGAGCATTGACACTAATTTTAGTATGAGTGAACATGGAATTAGATTGTCCAGGCATCAAGTGATAAAAAAGAGTGCTTTTAAATGTTGagtacttttacatttttaaattaatattagttattattattattattattattattatgttatttACCCCCCCAATATTGACTATCATCCCCCTTGCATAgttcttcctcattctccttctACTTTGTTTCTGAGAAGGTGCCCCTTATTCATCTCCCTTCCCTGGTGTATAAAGTCTAtgtaggattaggcacatcctttcccactgaagccagacaaggtagTCCTCTCCTATATATGTGCCGAAGCCTCAGTTCAGGGTTTGTATTCTCTTTAGtttgtgatttagtccctgaaAACTCCCAGTggcccaggttagttaacactctTTGGTTTCTTATGGAATTGCTATTCCCTTATGTTCCTTCAATCTTCCCACTCTTTCTTACTCTTCCTACAGTTCGATTTTTGACTGTAAacatctataattttgtcaatcaGTTGCTCTTTGAGCCTCTCATAGGAAAGTcatactaggttcctgtctgcaagcacaacattgAATCAGTAACAGTTGCCAGGGTTTGGTGACTGCCCATGGAATGGATCTTTTATTCATGAGCAATTCAGCCCcaaaatgaatttggaaaacTTTTGCCTGAAGTACTTACTGAAATACAATCAAGAGACCTGCTGAATATTTTGATGCGGTACTTTATTGTATTCTAAATATCAAGTGCCTGGGCCATTGTGACATCACTGAAAAGTGACAAGTACCCATTGGTTGCTTTTCAATTTCCAGTTCTCAAAAGTGTATGGTCCTGTATTTACTCTTTACTTTGGCCTGAAGCCCACTGTGATATTGCATGGATATGAAGCAGTAAAAGAAGCTTTGATTGATCATGGGGAGGAGTTTGCTGAAAGAGGAAGCTTCCCAGTagttgaaaaaattaataaagaccTTGGTAAGTATGCATTTTTATGAGTGAGCTGGGTAGCAttcacagagaggaagaagatagACAGCAAAGGCCAGACTTGATCCTGGGGCTCAGACTATGCCTCTCTAGGATTGTGTCTTCTCCAGTgccctctttctttctgagaTCACATTGTAGTTTCTATTCCCATTTGTTTAGGAATTGCTTTTAGCCATGGAAATAGATGGAAAGAAATACGACGCTTTACCCTCACAACTCTGCGGAATTTGGGCATGGGGAAAAGGAACATTGAGGATCATGTTCAAGAGGAAGCACGGTGCCTTGTGGAGGAACTGAGGAAAACCAATGGTAAGtaaatttttgtgttttgagttttcCATCCTGTTAGAGTACAAAGCATCAAAGGATCTACTGGCATTACTTTACAacagcttttattttaattttctaatgaGTTCCATTCTTAGCGCGAACATAACTTATTTATTGCTGATCATTTTAGTACAGAAGAGTTGCTATTGATAATGGTGGTAGTGACATCATCTACATCTATAGATCCCAAACCAGAtgatatttgttttcattttgtggaCCTACTTTCATCTCCCCAAATTCACTGATGTGGCAATGTGTCTTGAATGCTCGTTTTCATAGTCCTGGTTAATTATGAgtcaaaatataatttcattccTTGGCTATGTAATAGAATTTCATCATGATTTGAAAAATtatcataatttcattttattatgttttgtatGCTTTAAGAAATTACACATGACAGTATTAATCTTCAAACACAAAGAACTTACTAAAATGACTTGTATAAGTAACCTTGAACTGTTTTCATTAACAACATCTCATTTTTGCTAAGTATATTACATATCTGTCTTCTGTTGTGTAAACCATTTCTCTCTGTATTCGCTGTTTTAGCTTAGGTGATGAACAGATCTTCAATTGCTATGTGAATGCTACTCACCCCTGAAATACCTTTCACAGAACAGTCAAGTTATCTGCTTAAATTATGAAGAAACTTGTCTTtaagtactttctccaaaataaaatgaagactgaAAATCTTATTTTAGTGAAGTTTAAAATTTCTCCAggatttttatctatttacaaAGATAAAGTGCTCTCTTGGtatattttaataacatattGCAATTGTTTCCCATTCCTCAGGCTCACCCTGTGACCCCACGTTTATCCTGGGCTGTGCTCCTTGCAATGTCATCTGCTCCATTATTTTCCAGAATCGTTTTGATTATAAAGATCAGGATTTTCTTAACTTGATGGAAAAACTCAATGAGAACATGAAGGTTTTGAGCAGTCCCTGGACACAGGTGAATAAAATTCATCTCCTCCTGGAAACTTGTGACTATTCTTTCTCTCAGGTCAAATTACAAGGGGACTAATAGTGATGTAATGATACACATGACCTGCCTAGAGTAGTATGGATAGGACCTCTGCAAGGGAGGTCTACATCCTTTGCTTAACCAACAGATAAACAAAGCACAAATGCCAAGATGGCTCAAGCTACTTAGCTTCCTATGTGATGTTATTTTTAGTCATTGACTTTCAGAGAGCTTTTTCTACAAATTAATCCATTGATTTTTAGAAAGAAATTCAGTCACTCATAAAAGAATATTCTTGCATTACTCACAAGTTCTTGTACTGTGAAAAGTTAAGACCTACTCATTTCAGTATTTGGCATAATTGCTCAGTGTAGACAGAAAATAATCTGCTAAAGGAAACTTTGGATAATGATACAGGAAGCACTGAAATCATTGGAATATTTGCTGCTTTATTTTGGATCCTCCCTGACATGGGAACAAGAAGAAATGGTGGTATGAATGGTTGTATGGTGTGTAGGTCACTAATGTGACAATCTTTCCATGTGAGGAATTAGCATCTCCTGCTCTCTTTCTATATTGTAGTTATGGACCACAGAGAAGTAAATAAAGGTGTATAATTTTTGTCCAAGCAGCTTTAGAGACCCACACAATTCTATACTTTCACTTCATCTCAGAGATTGGCTGATTGAAAAGCTTTCTGCAGTAAATTATTTACCCTATTTTCTTAACATATACTGGCATCCAGAATGTATGGATTACACTACTTTATATCATATGATATTTAAACTTTGCAGGTAAAATTGAATTATTACTGAATGTGGAAAATTCACTATGAACCAGAATTATATGAGCAGGATTTTCTTCCTCAATTCTTCTATAGCATAgagtttatatataatattattatactAAAATGGAACAACTCTTTTTCAAGGTGAACCTAAGCCATATATGTAACTATAAACCAAATGAGAATTGCTGGAttatagtatgtatgtatttctttaCTATACATTATGCATTTAATAAATCCTTGGTGTTTTTCCATGTAGTTTTGCAGTTTTTTCCCTGTTTTAATTGATTATTGTCCGGGAAGTCAT is part of the Rattus norvegicus strain BN/NHsdMcwi chromosome 1, GRCr8, whole genome shotgun sequence genome and harbors:
- the LOC100911718 gene encoding cytochrome P450 2C6 isoform X4, coding for MLPGRAVSIKRNSMDLVMLLVLTLTCLILLSIWRQSSGRGKLPPGPIPLPIIGNIFQLNVKNITQSLTSFSKVYGPVFTLYFGLKPTVILHGYEAVKEALIDHGEEFAERGSFPVVEKINKDLGIAFSHGNRWKEIRRFTLTTLRNLGMGKRNIEDHVQEEARCLVEELRKTNGSPCDPTFILGCAPCNVICSIIFQNRFDYKDQDFLNLMEKLNENMKVLSSPWTQVNKIHLLLETCDYSFSQVKLQGD